The Thalassoroseus pseudoceratinae genome has a segment encoding these proteins:
- the pabB gene encoding aminodeoxychorismate synthase component I, whose translation MSASISPAREFPLVHELGSVPDVSTVARAFADWPHLAVLESVKTSPALGRYSYVTADPIRCFQRDRVRFGEEPLEPIWSQLATWSTPPQPDLPPFQGGAIGLLGYELGGAWERIPRAHRDEFQIPDLAVGIYDWVIAWDHHTDQAWIISQGLPNRTDDHSRQRRSQERMSQVLSRLKNATAIVEQPLSANSLVPEAQHTLENWPSVTSNFSSDQYLRAVERVIEYINAGDIFQANLSQRLLAAQSCSPLELYARLRQSNPAPFAGFFRWDDWFLASASPERFVQINDGFVETRPIKGTRRRRSRPEADLYSAAELKASEKDQAENVMIVDLLRNDLSRVCEAGSIRVPQLCQVESFETVQHLVSVVQGRLKAGLSAADLIRASFPGGSITGAPKIRAMEIIAELETTVRGPYCGNLFWAGLNGAFDSNILIRTFVGRHGWLQCSVGGGIVAQSTPQAEYEETWHKAEGMLRALP comes from the coding sequence ATGTCCGCATCGATTTCCCCAGCTCGGGAGTTTCCTCTCGTCCACGAACTCGGATCTGTTCCGGATGTTTCGACCGTCGCACGGGCGTTCGCAGATTGGCCGCATTTGGCGGTGCTCGAGAGTGTGAAGACGTCGCCTGCGTTGGGCCGTTATTCCTACGTGACCGCTGATCCGATTCGCTGCTTTCAGCGAGACCGCGTTCGTTTTGGTGAAGAACCGCTTGAACCCATTTGGTCGCAGCTTGCCACCTGGAGCACACCACCTCAACCCGATCTGCCCCCGTTCCAGGGCGGCGCGATTGGTCTGCTTGGTTACGAGTTGGGGGGCGCTTGGGAACGAATTCCACGTGCTCACCGTGATGAATTTCAGATTCCCGACTTAGCAGTGGGAATTTACGACTGGGTGATTGCGTGGGATCATCACACCGATCAGGCATGGATTATTTCACAAGGGCTGCCGAATCGTACCGATGACCACAGCCGACAGCGACGGTCTCAGGAACGAATGTCGCAAGTCCTGTCACGACTGAAAAACGCCACTGCAATTGTCGAGCAGCCACTCTCCGCCAACTCATTGGTTCCCGAGGCTCAGCACACTCTGGAGAATTGGCCGTCCGTCACGAGCAACTTTTCGTCAGATCAGTATTTGCGGGCGGTGGAACGCGTCATTGAGTACATCAACGCTGGCGACATCTTTCAGGCGAATCTTTCACAGCGATTGTTAGCGGCTCAGTCGTGTTCGCCATTGGAATTGTATGCACGGTTGCGGCAATCGAATCCGGCTCCATTTGCAGGATTTTTTCGATGGGACGACTGGTTTCTTGCCAGTGCTTCACCAGAGCGGTTCGTGCAGATCAATGATGGTTTCGTGGAGACCCGACCGATCAAGGGTACGCGACGGCGTCGCAGTCGTCCGGAAGCGGACTTGTATTCGGCTGCTGAACTCAAGGCGAGTGAAAAGGACCAAGCCGAGAATGTGATGATTGTCGATTTGCTACGAAACGACTTATCCCGCGTTTGCGAGGCCGGTTCGATTCGGGTTCCACAGTTGTGTCAGGTGGAGAGTTTCGAGACCGTGCAGCACTTGGTCTCGGTGGTCCAAGGGCGATTGAAAGCCGGACTTTCCGCCGCTGATTTGATCCGAGCTTCATTCCCCGGTGGATCGATCACCGGTGCACCCAAAATCCGTGCCATGGAGATTATCGCCGAACTTGAAACGACGGTTCGCGGTCCCTACTGTGGAAACCTCTTCTGGGCGGGGTTGAACGGCGCGTTTGACAGCAACATCCTGATTCGGACATTTGTTGGAAGACATGGTTGGCTGCAATGTTCGGTGGGCGGCGGGATCGTCGCTCAATCCACTCCACAGGCCGAGTACGAAGAGACGTGGCATAAAGCCGAAGGAATGCTGCGTGCCCTGCCCTGA
- a CDS encoding fumarylacetoacetate hydrolase family protein: MRLCRFEYENSIQIGFYQDDTVVPLKSIDSTLTANDSVLPFLPHGEFGEQTQSAAEKMDAGTSVSVDDVKLLVPIPNPSKLMLLAGNYSKHIEEGGGKAEERAKTFPYVFMKPPLTTLTNPNDPIQIPAVSPNHVDWELELGIVIGRECKGVSEGEALNYVAGYTVINDISDRKFKPNPNRADREKDSFFDWLHGKWHDTFCPMGPCVTSANTITDPQGLKLDLRVNGETEQDANTSDMVFPVAAIVEFISSFVTLAPGDVISTGTPDGVGFPKGKFLKAGDTVEAEIAGIGILKNPVQGP, from the coding sequence ATGCGTCTTTGTCGATTCGAGTACGAAAACAGCATTCAAATTGGATTTTATCAAGACGACACCGTCGTTCCTCTGAAGTCGATTGATTCCACTCTCACCGCGAACGATTCGGTCCTGCCGTTCCTACCACACGGTGAGTTCGGCGAACAAACCCAGTCCGCCGCCGAAAAGATGGACGCAGGAACCAGTGTTTCCGTCGATGATGTCAAGCTGTTGGTGCCGATTCCGAATCCCTCGAAATTGATGTTGCTGGCCGGGAACTACTCCAAGCACATCGAAGAGGGCGGTGGCAAAGCCGAAGAACGGGCGAAGACTTTTCCGTACGTCTTCATGAAGCCACCGTTGACGACGCTAACGAACCCGAACGATCCCATCCAAATTCCCGCCGTCTCGCCGAACCATGTCGACTGGGAACTCGAATTGGGCATTGTCATCGGTCGCGAATGCAAAGGCGTTTCCGAAGGTGAAGCGTTGAATTACGTCGCGGGATACACCGTGATCAACGACATCTCCGATCGAAAATTCAAACCGAATCCCAATCGTGCTGATCGGGAGAAAGATTCCTTCTTTGACTGGCTGCACGGCAAATGGCACGACACCTTCTGCCCGATGGGCCCCTGTGTGACCTCAGCCAACACCATCACCGACCCACAAGGTCTGAAGCTTGATCTTCGCGTCAACGGTGAGACCGAACAAGACGCCAACACCTCCGACATGGTCTTTCCCGTCGCAGCAATCGTGGAATTCATTTCCAGCTTCGTGACGTTGGCCCCCGGTGATGTCATCTCGACCGGCACTCCAGACGGTGTGGGCTTCCCGAAAGGAAAATTCCTCAAAGCCGGTGATACCGTCGAAGCGGAAATCGCGGGCATCGGAATCTTGAAGAACCCCGTCCAAGGACCGTAA
- the map gene encoding type I methionyl aminopeptidase: MVLNKKPPIYNERDRQSLRTAAKFNAQLMDHLRQYVEPGVTTNDLDRLANEYTLSHGHTPACLGYRGYPKTICTSVNDVVCHGIPNDIPLQDGDIVNVDITTIVDGWHGDQSETFLIGEVSSEAKALVQTTFDSLWKGIHAIKPGGRVVDIGRAIYHFARAKGYEIVREYQGHGIGRAFHQEPGVPHFPDAKLGRQIIKPGMCFTIEPMLNIGGYRTSLDRTDGWTVRTVDGGLSAQFEHTILMTQDGPEVLTVTESGPQEGHIF, translated from the coding sequence ATCGTGTTGAATAAAAAGCCCCCCATTTACAACGAACGTGATCGTCAATCACTGCGAACGGCTGCAAAGTTCAACGCGCAATTAATGGACCATCTTCGGCAGTACGTCGAGCCCGGTGTGACGACCAACGATCTTGATCGCTTGGCGAACGAGTACACGCTCAGTCACGGGCATACGCCGGCGTGCCTGGGTTATCGCGGATACCCAAAGACGATCTGCACCAGCGTCAATGACGTTGTTTGCCACGGAATTCCCAACGATATCCCGCTCCAAGATGGCGACATCGTCAACGTGGATATCACCACAATTGTCGATGGTTGGCACGGGGATCAATCGGAAACGTTCCTCATTGGCGAAGTCTCCTCGGAAGCCAAAGCCCTTGTGCAAACGACTTTCGACTCGCTTTGGAAGGGCATCCATGCCATCAAACCGGGGGGACGCGTTGTGGATATCGGTCGGGCGATTTACCACTTCGCTCGTGCCAAGGGCTACGAAATCGTCCGCGAATACCAAGGACACGGAATTGGCCGCGCATTCCACCAGGAACCGGGTGTGCCGCACTTTCCCGATGCAAAACTTGGCCGACAGATCATCAAGCCGGGGATGTGCTTCACGATTGAACCAATGTTGAACATTGGCGGATATCGCACGAGCCTCGATCGGACCGATGGCTGGACGGTTCGCACGGTCGATGGCGGTTTGTCCGCGCAATTCGAGCACACCATTCTCATGACGCAGGACGGCCCGGAAGTCTTGACGGTTACAGAATCCGGCCCGCAAGAAGGTCATATCTTCTAG
- a CDS encoding MMPL family transporter has protein sequence MNANPLEVADRWRYAFIGGVLAISLSLVIESFSWWSIDNDRGIETSLPASLPSQQAETLYKQAFSSDLMSNSLFIVLRRTGRQGGLRPADRVFVEDTLQPALEALTVPGDEATRTRVVKNVRTANNKYIGPLLDSDDEKATLVAVELQSDLDDQETVKAIDHIEQLIAQREPLASSPLSLFRKGVIPPGLSMEMSGIVGFTRDINRANKSSVRSIELWSLLGLGILLILTQKSPVLVVIPLLVVFLSVHAALGVLTLTTRLGWLFLYSDIRCYAAVVFYGVAAEHCLRLLIRYRRQLEHQRRSANTPPKFSWHESRPILIATLTMVGISAALLLADFGRFQQVGAVLVVGLVITWLTTSILTFGVMWVLRHWIFWPNRSRTRFSTRRSWLRSRRQTPGTVGGGFELQSPWMTCGLVLAVVLPFAILTVFNADRTTYSLLNVLPIHAPSVIGAEAAQQHFPPGATSPITILLEDKTVEFNAVDGKKLVADLTKCMASASETHGILDVRSLAFPLGLREERKIEETVPFRMLRHRAAVSHYVADNGRWDGHVTKLDVIVDENPFSRSGFQEFERLQSMVHDCLPPELSDARVHFLGATARIYDLQTVDQHDRVMVQIVSVLLAACLSWVAVRRASAVCVLVCSGLLCWLATMGVCAVVLRDVVAGGPYELDWQVVTLSFTILFAVVFPGNLVLVRSFLTTGPHSPSEESEGVFLGGLAMIVCSLSMFASDVLGLQQLGLAMVVGMIITTTLIRPFFIPSWMRMLNTNSNDTDDLRHNGPSDQIDKEPRTEYAGTDSAG, from the coding sequence ATGAACGCAAATCCTTTGGAGGTCGCTGATCGCTGGCGATATGCGTTCATCGGGGGCGTGTTAGCGATTTCCCTGTCGCTGGTGATCGAGAGTTTTTCGTGGTGGTCGATCGATAACGACCGGGGAATCGAAACCTCTTTGCCAGCGAGTTTGCCGAGTCAGCAAGCAGAAACGCTCTACAAACAGGCGTTTTCTAGCGACTTGATGAGCAACAGTTTGTTCATTGTGCTGCGTCGAACGGGGCGACAAGGTGGGTTGCGACCGGCGGACCGTGTCTTCGTCGAAGACACGCTACAACCGGCTTTGGAAGCATTGACTGTTCCGGGCGATGAGGCGACGCGAACGCGAGTCGTCAAGAATGTGCGAACCGCCAACAACAAATACATCGGGCCGCTCTTGGACAGCGACGATGAAAAAGCCACGCTCGTCGCGGTGGAATTGCAGAGCGATCTGGATGATCAAGAAACTGTCAAGGCCATTGATCACATCGAGCAGCTCATTGCGCAGCGAGAGCCCTTGGCGTCGTCGCCGCTGAGTTTGTTCCGGAAAGGCGTGATTCCGCCCGGGCTTTCGATGGAGATGAGTGGCATTGTCGGCTTCACGCGGGACATCAACCGGGCGAACAAATCGAGTGTGCGGTCAATTGAATTATGGTCGCTGTTGGGTTTGGGCATCTTGCTGATCTTGACGCAAAAATCCCCGGTCTTGGTCGTGATACCGTTGCTTGTGGTGTTTCTGTCCGTCCATGCGGCTTTGGGGGTTCTCACGCTGACCACGCGACTCGGTTGGCTATTTCTGTATTCGGATATTCGATGTTACGCCGCCGTTGTCTTCTACGGAGTGGCCGCCGAGCATTGCCTTCGGCTCTTGATTCGGTATCGGAGACAACTCGAGCATCAACGACGTTCGGCGAACACCCCGCCAAAGTTTTCATGGCATGAATCGCGACCAATCTTGATCGCTACCCTCACGATGGTCGGCATTTCAGCGGCGTTGTTATTGGCCGACTTCGGTCGTTTTCAGCAGGTCGGGGCCGTCTTGGTGGTGGGGCTTGTCATCACTTGGCTCACGACTAGCATCCTGACATTCGGCGTGATGTGGGTGTTGAGACACTGGATCTTTTGGCCCAATCGATCCCGAACGAGATTCTCCACACGACGTTCGTGGTTGCGGTCTCGACGACAAACCCCCGGCACGGTGGGCGGTGGATTCGAACTTCAATCCCCCTGGATGACGTGTGGACTGGTGCTTGCGGTCGTCCTGCCGTTCGCGATTCTTACCGTCTTCAACGCCGATCGTACGACTTACAGTCTGCTCAATGTGCTTCCGATCCACGCACCGAGTGTCATCGGTGCCGAGGCTGCTCAACAACACTTTCCACCAGGTGCGACGAGTCCGATCACGATTTTGCTTGAGGACAAAACCGTTGAGTTCAACGCTGTAGACGGGAAAAAACTTGTTGCCGATTTGACCAAGTGCATGGCTTCGGCATCAGAAACACACGGCATCTTAGATGTTCGCAGCTTAGCGTTCCCACTCGGGTTGCGAGAGGAACGGAAGATCGAAGAGACTGTTCCTTTTCGGATGCTTCGACACCGGGCCGCGGTGTCTCATTATGTTGCAGACAACGGTCGCTGGGACGGCCACGTCACGAAACTGGATGTGATCGTCGATGAGAATCCATTCTCGCGGAGCGGCTTCCAAGAGTTTGAACGCCTGCAATCGATGGTGCATGACTGCCTGCCGCCGGAGTTAAGCGATGCACGCGTTCATTTTTTGGGGGCGACGGCACGAATCTACGATTTGCAGACCGTCGATCAACATGACCGTGTGATGGTGCAGATCGTGTCGGTGTTGCTCGCGGCTTGTCTTTCGTGGGTGGCGGTCCGACGAGCTTCTGCTGTGTGCGTTCTGGTCTGTTCCGGATTGCTGTGCTGGTTGGCAACAATGGGCGTTTGTGCGGTCGTTCTTCGTGACGTCGTTGCCGGTGGACCTTATGAGTTGGATTGGCAGGTGGTCACACTTTCGTTCACGATCTTGTTCGCGGTGGTGTTTCCCGGCAACTTGGTTCTGGTACGCAGTTTTCTCACGACTGGCCCGCATTCGCCTTCCGAAGAGAGTGAAGGCGTGTTTCTCGGCGGGTTGGCGATGATTGTCTGTTCGCTGTCGATGTTTGCCAGTGACGTGCTGGGATTACAACAGTTGGGATTGGCGATGGTGGTGGGAATGATCATCACCACCACACTGATTCGCCCATTCTTCATCCCCAGTTGGATGCGAATGCTGAATACCAACTCAAACGACACAGACGATCTGCGTCACAATGGACCATCGGACCAGATCGACAAGGAGCCGCGGACCGAATACGCCGGAACGGACTCGGCCGGTTGA